The genomic interval TCCAGAGGCTGGATATTCTCGTCCGTGCCTACCTTGCCAAGACGATTGACGCTGCGCAGTTCCGTGCCGAAAGCGCCACCGTCACCGAGGATTACCTTGCCTCGCTGACGACGACGGATCGGGCGATTGCTCGTCTGTATCGCGGCGCACTACGCTACGAGGCGGGCGATTTCTCCGCCGCGCTCAACGATCTGAACGAAGTGCTTACGACTCGTCAATCGCCAGAGGGCTATTATTACCGCGCTCGCACACTGGATGCGCTAAATCGCCCCAAAGAAGCTCTCTTGGATTATGAGTGGATCGCCTTTTGGGGGAGCGTGCGGAATCTCGCCTATCTTGATGAGGTACGGGATCGTTTGGGAGAGGTGCGGGCAGCACTACCACCCTCGACGGCGACGAACTCGCCCACCCCTACGCGGACGCCGACGAACACCCCCACGCCAACGAACACACCCCTTCCGACGCGGACGCCTATCCCAACGCGGACGCCCATCCCCACACGGACACCTGTCCCAACGCGGACACCCCGTCCGACTCTGACGCCAACCTCAACGCGGACACCAATCCCCACCCTGACATCCACCCCGACGCGGACGCCTAGCCCCACGCGGACGCCCTCGGCAACGCCGCGCAGTTGAGGCGGGCTAGGGGGAAAGGGGTAGCCCGACGGTTAACCGTCGGGCTAAGGGCCCCCGCTGCATTCCTTGCACACCCATGCACCGCCATATTCATCGGGCGCTTCGCAGTTTATGGGGAGTCCGTTACGGGGGTTCACGCCGTTCCACCATGGACGGCGTGAGGGGTAAATCGACTGTGGGTGAACAGTCATTTTCAGGCGGCAATCGCGGTAGAGCGCCTCTTGTAAGGCAGAAGCTTGTTCCCGTTGCCAATGGGGAAGATAGACATTCACATAGAGCCATGTCACTAGCCACAGCGCCCACACACCTAAGATCACCAGCAGGGCTAAATGAAGTTCCCCACGCACGGAATACTTTCTCAATGCTCACCTCACCGAGGGCGTCCATCGCTGTTCGCCACCTTCACTAGCTGGCTGCTCAACGGGGGATACGCGGCAGTTGGTCGGGAAGTTCAATGCCCCTTGGGAAGGTTGGCGTGGGGTAAGATGGGGCAGGCGGCAGCAGCGCCACCGAGAGCAGTAACGAGACAATCACGGCGATTAGTGCTACCACGCCCAACAAGATAGTTTGACCCCTAGCCCGTTCAGCCGCCATCTTCCTTGCATCCCCTACAGCATTTTTCAAGGAGATTGACCCCTTAGTGGTTGACAGCCCTGCTTATCACGATATACTTATCGATGGGCTAGGCGGTGGTGATCTAAGAGGTAAACGAGCGACGCCCGCCCTTCTTGTAAGAAGGCTGGTTGCAGCCCAACCAGTGAGGGTACTGCAATATGCTCTACGCTATGCCATCCTCACCCTACACCGTCGCCTGACGCCAAAGCATTGGGCTAAGCATGACTTCCCTTCGGGTCCTCTCCGCCATTGGCGGTAGCGCCGTTCACCCGCCCACCCCGTAAAAGAGTCCCCACCAGCGAAACGGCTTGACGGGGGTCTGTCCCTAGATAGTGTCCTGGGATAGCATCGCGCAGGGCGTTGTTGTAATCGAATGCCCGCCCTCCGTAACAGAAAATGGGGACGGGAGTGCCGCCTTGTTCCAACCCCCTTTGGACATTTCGCAGGGCAGCGGCGGAGGTTTCATTGTTGGCGCTTAGGCATACAAGGGCAGGGCGTTCGCTAATTGCCGTCTGGACAAAATCATCGGCGGGGACATCTTGCCCCAAGTAGATCACATTGTACCCGCTTTGGCGCAGCATAAGCGCAAAGATGAGCGCCCCGATCTCATGGTGTTCGCCAGGGGCGCAGCCGACCATGATCATGGGCATATCATGATGGTGGGGGTAAACGCGGAACAACCCGTACAACCGCCCCCGTAGGTAGGTGGACGCGAAATGCTCGGTGCTGATGCTGATCTGCCCATTGTGCATCGCCTCCCCGATCTCAATTAGGGTGGGGACGATGATCTCCATACACACTGTTGTCAGGGTATAGATGGCAAATGCTTGTTCAATAATGTCATCGGCACGTTCGCTGTCCAGCCCCGTAAGCGCCTCATAGAGCGGCATGATGAAGCGCATGGGGGGCGTTGGGGCATCTGGCGTTGGGGAAAAGGTGGCATCCTCCTCCGCCTCAACCCAGAGCGCATCGCTTGTCGTCTGGACGCCCTCCAACATGGCGACGACGCGGCTGATGGTCATCCCTTCGTCCATCTGACGGCGCACCCAACGCAAAAGCGCCACATCCCGATCCGAATACAAGCGATAGCCGCTGGCGGTTCGTTTTGGTTCAACAAGGGTGTAACGCCGTTCCCAAGCGCGGAGCGTGGCGGCGGAAATCCCCGTCTGTTGTTCCACCGCCTTCATATTGTAAAGGGGGTCGTCACTATAGTCCGTTAGCCGTTTCCGCATTCCAGTGCTACCCCGTTCATGATTTGTTCTGCCTTTGTAGAGTTATGTGGAGATTGTAGGGGGGATGGGTATATACTGTCAAGCGAGGGGAACTTCAAGGTAGCGCACCCTCCACCCCACCCGCCACTTGCATTGTTTCCCGATTCGTCATATCCTTGAAGGGAAAGACCACTAGGTTCTGCTTATCTCGCAGTTGGCAGCTTCCTTAGAGGTCTTTTTTTCGTCCTTCCCACCATTTGGAAAGGCTTCGTCGTAGGCATCCACCCCACTCCATCTCGAACTGCAAAACAACTTGAGGAGAGCTACTGTGTCCACTATGTCCCCCGACTATCAGGGCTATATTGACATTCGCGGCGCACGCGAAAACAACCTCAAAAACGTCTCATTACGCATACCCAAACACCGCATCACCATCTTTACGGGCGTCTCCGGCTCTGGGAAATCCTCGCTGGTCTTTGATACGATTGCCGCCGAAGCCCGCCGCCAACTGAACGAAACCTTCAGCACTTTTGTACGGAACTTCCTCCCCCGTTATGCGCAGCCCGATGCTGATGCCATTGAAAATCTGAGCATGGCGATTGTCGTTGACCAAAAGCGACTGGGGGGCGGGTCGCACTCAACGGTAGGGACGATCACCGACATTTATTCGTTTCTGCGCCTGTTGTTCTCGCGGGTGGGGCAGCCCGCCATTGGCAGCGCCTTGTACTTCTCCTTCAATTCACCCTTTGGTATGTGTCCCAATTGCAACGGTCTTGGGCGCAAAATTGGTGTGGACATGGACGCCTTTCTGGATCGCTCAAAATCGCTCAACGAAGGGGCGGTTTTATTTCCAGAGTATGCGGTGAACTCGTGGGGCTGGAGCATGTTGACGACCTTGGGGCTGTTTGACAACGATAAAAAGTTGGCAGATTACAGCGAGGAGGACATGGCGCGGCTGCTCTACAGCGAGCCGTACAAAGTGAAGTCGCAGATCGCGGGCAAGGCGATCAACCTCACCTTTCAGGGATTGATCACCCAGTTCAACCGCAAATACATAGACCGCGATTTGAAATCGCTCTCGGAGCGGACGCAAAAATCGGTAGAGCCGTTCATGACCTTCGGTCCGTGCTCGCTCTGCAAGGGGACGCGGCTGAGTCCGGCGGCGCTGTCGTCTAAGATCAAAGGCTACAGCATCGCTGCTCTCTCTCAAATGGAAGTGGGTGATTTGGTCGGGGTGCTGCGCACCTTTGACGACCCGACTGCCGCACCGATGATTGAGACATTGACACAGCGCTTGCAGCACATGATTGATATTGGGCTTGAGTACCTGAGCCTTGACCGCGAAACGGATACGCTCTCTGGTGGAGAATCGCAGCGGATTAAAATGGTGAAGCACCTCGGCAGCAGTTTGGTGGACGTGATTTATGTCTTTGACGAACCAAGCATCGGGATGCACCCGCGTGATGTCCACCGCCTGAACGAACTGCTCCAAAAGCTGCGCGATAAGGGGAATACGGTCATTGTCGTTGAACATGACCGCGATGTGATTAAGGTTGCCGATCATGTCGTCGATGTCGGTCCCCATGCGGGGAATCGCGGCGGCGAGGTTGTCTTTGAAGGTAGTTTCAGCGATCTGCTCCACGCCGAGACGCTGACCGGACGCTATCTGAAGGAATCCATGCCCATCAAGGGCACCGTTCGCACGGCAAAGGGGGCGCTGCCCATTCGCAACGCTACCCTGCACAACCTCCAAAATGTCAGCGTGGACATCCCCAAAGGCGTGTTGACTGTCGTGACGGGGGTGGCGGGTTCAGGGAAAAGCTCGCTGATCAACCAGACCTTTGTCCGCCAGCACCCCGATGCAGTGGTCATTGACCAATCGGCGGTAGGCACAAACAGCCGCTCCAACCCCGCCACCTACACGGGCATCATGGATGATGTGCGGAAGGCATTTGCCACCGCCAACAAAGTCAGCCCATCCCTGTTCAGTTTCAACTCCAAAGGCGCGTGTGAGAACTGTCAGGGGTTGGGCGTCACCTACACCGATCTTGCCTATCTGGATGAAGTGAAACTGCCCTGCGAGGTGTGCGGCGGCAAACGCTTCAAAGATGAGGTATTGGCGTACAGGCTGCACGGCAAATCGATCAGCGATGTGTTGGCAATGTCGGTGAGCGAGGCGCTGACGGTTTTTACCTCCAAAGAGGGGAAAGAGATCGTCAAGCGGCTGCAAGCCCTCAGCGATGTGGGGCTTGGCTATCTGACCTTAGGGCAGCCGCT from Anaerolineales bacterium carries:
- a CDS encoding MerR family transcriptional regulator, which encodes MRKRLTDYSDDPLYNMKAVEQQTGISAATLRAWERRYTLVEPKRTASGYRLYSDRDVALLRWVRRQMDEGMTISRVVAMLEGVQTTSDALWVEAEEDATFSPTPDAPTPPMRFIMPLYEALTGLDSERADDIIEQAFAIYTLTTVCMEIIVPTLIEIGEAMHNGQISISTEHFASTYLRGRLYGLFRVYPHHHDMPMIMVGCAPGEHHEIGALIFALMLRQSGYNVIYLGQDVPADDFVQTAISERPALVCLSANNETSAAALRNVQRGLEQGGTPVPIFCYGGRAFDYNNALRDAIPGHYLGTDPRQAVSLVGTLLRGGRVNGATANGGEDPKGSHA
- a CDS encoding excinuclease ABC subunit UvrA; its protein translation is MSPDYQGYIDIRGARENNLKNVSLRIPKHRITIFTGVSGSGKSSLVFDTIAAEARRQLNETFSTFVRNFLPRYAQPDADAIENLSMAIVVDQKRLGGGSHSTVGTITDIYSFLRLLFSRVGQPAIGSALYFSFNSPFGMCPNCNGLGRKIGVDMDAFLDRSKSLNEGAVLFPEYAVNSWGWSMLTTLGLFDNDKKLADYSEEDMARLLYSEPYKVKSQIAGKAINLTFQGLITQFNRKYIDRDLKSLSERTQKSVEPFMTFGPCSLCKGTRLSPAALSSKIKGYSIAALSQMEVGDLVGVLRTFDDPTAAPMIETLTQRLQHMIDIGLEYLSLDRETDTLSGGESQRIKMVKHLGSSLVDVIYVFDEPSIGMHPRDVHRLNELLQKLRDKGNTVIVVEHDRDVIKVADHVVDVGPHAGNRGGEVVFEGSFSDLLHAETLTGRYLKESMPIKGTVRTAKGALPIRNATLHNLQNVSVDIPKGVLTVVTGVAGSGKSSLINQTFVRQHPDAVVIDQSAVGTNSRSNPATYTGIMDDVRKAFATANKVSPSLFSFNSKGACENCQGLGVTYTDLAYLDEVKLPCEVCGGKRFKDEVLAYRLHGKSISDVLAMSVSEALTVFTSKEGKEIVKRLQALSDVGLGYLTLGQPLSTLSGGECQRIKLASELHKKGSIYVMDEPTTGLHMSDISHLLAIMNRLVDAGNTVVVIEHNLEVIKNADWIIDMGPEGGSKGGRVIFEGTPEQLLRATDSLTSAYLQQ